Proteins from a genomic interval of Corynebacterium freiburgense:
- a CDS encoding helix-turn-helix transcriptional regulator, translating to MGVNAARLEDLVRMLNLLPYFEAHPDRTIMEAATDLGRKPNEIKDDLDRLWCCGLPGMFPDDLVDLEHSYMGVSVTNNQGMDQPLRLTQTEAGALLLALDSLENVPGLTDRSAVLSAAKKLRSIMQEETVALVDSIAGEVPTQPVLEAIRTALEQQTQVQFEYHSASNDERSQRTVSPARVFSREGITYLTAWDEAADAHRTFRTDRIQAIEVLDKPAQPHLDRLKFNTKNPFDFGREEVELKIAADALWLADYFPITIGEKLDDHWFSATMPLLSENWIVRFALSNADRVSIVKPTSLVSAMGDRSRSALAAYDETSDN from the coding sequence ATGGGCGTTAATGCAGCACGTTTAGAAGATTTGGTTCGCATGCTGAATCTATTGCCGTATTTTGAGGCGCACCCTGATCGCACCATTATGGAGGCGGCAACGGATCTGGGCAGGAAACCTAATGAAATTAAAGATGACCTCGATAGGCTATGGTGCTGCGGTCTGCCGGGGATGTTTCCCGATGATTTAGTCGACCTTGAACACAGTTATATGGGTGTTTCCGTTACCAATAATCAAGGTATGGACCAGCCACTACGCTTGACCCAAACCGAAGCTGGTGCACTGCTTTTGGCTTTAGATTCGCTGGAAAATGTTCCAGGCTTGACCGATCGTTCCGCAGTATTGAGCGCGGCGAAGAAACTTCGCAGCATTATGCAGGAAGAAACTGTTGCCCTGGTAGATTCCATCGCTGGTGAAGTGCCCACTCAACCGGTCCTTGAAGCCATTCGAACCGCCCTCGAACAGCAAACGCAAGTGCAATTTGAGTACCACAGCGCTAGCAATGATGAACGTTCCCAACGAACGGTAAGTCCCGCCCGAGTGTTTTCCAGGGAAGGCATTACATATCTCACTGCCTGGGACGAGGCTGCAGATGCGCATCGAACATTTCGCACAGACCGTATACAAGCCATCGAAGTTTTAGACAAACCAGCGCAACCTCATCTGGATCGCTTAAAGTTCAATACCAAAAACCCTTTTGATTTTGGGAGAGAGGAAGTAGAGCTCAAAATTGCCGCAGATGCACTATGGTTGGCAGACTATTTCCCAATAACCATCGGTGAAAAGCTTGATGACCACTGGTTTAGTGCCACAATGCCATTGTTGTCTGAGAATTGGATTGTACGTTTCGCATTAAGCAATGCCGATCGGGTTAGTATAGTTAAACCCACGTCACTGGTTTCAG
- a CDS encoding helix-turn-helix transcriptional regulator, with the protein MAARDHVIERLTNLTFAFLNADRLGRKFLTPQWIHENVDGYSQYSAASFHTIFTRDRAILAKVGVPIESVAQAGYRLQREQYMLPPVNFTPAEATVLGLAGELGFDRDLGAFARSGWTKLAAGGADRELSAAPQFTATNDVSGLSAKQLDALLTATRKGRRISFDYQSTKTTDAVIRTMDPWGLVNVRDRLYLVGFDIDRKAPRSFRITRVSNIAITGAAEYIRGDADLQEIVEQTLRQGKELIDAHISVEPGRAYELTSQGTQRNDGTWDLQNIDRDWLVRMAAAYAPHAVVLAPEQVRRDVVTQLQQAAEVYNGR; encoded by the coding sequence ATGGCTGCTCGAGACCATGTGATTGAGCGTTTAACAAATCTAACGTTTGCGTTTTTAAATGCCGACCGTCTGGGGCGGAAGTTTCTTACTCCGCAATGGATTCATGAAAATGTTGATGGCTATAGCCAGTATTCGGCGGCTTCATTTCATACGATTTTTACTCGGGATCGTGCAATTCTAGCTAAGGTCGGGGTTCCAATTGAATCGGTAGCACAGGCAGGTTATCGGCTTCAAAGGGAACAATATATGTTGCCGCCGGTAAACTTTACTCCCGCTGAAGCCACGGTCTTAGGGCTGGCCGGGGAGCTCGGTTTCGATCGTGACCTCGGGGCTTTTGCCCGCTCCGGATGGACAAAGCTCGCCGCTGGGGGTGCCGATCGAGAATTAAGCGCAGCCCCGCAATTTACGGCTACCAATGATGTTTCGGGGTTAAGCGCCAAACAATTAGATGCATTATTAACGGCCACTCGTAAAGGTCGACGCATTAGCTTTGATTATCAGTCGACAAAAACCACCGATGCAGTCATCCGTACGATGGACCCTTGGGGCTTGGTCAATGTTCGGGATCGTTTGTATTTAGTGGGTTTTGATATTGATCGTAAAGCTCCGCGCTCATTTCGGATTACCCGAGTAAGCAATATTGCTATTACTGGAGCGGCCGAATATATCCGTGGGGACGCTGATTTACAGGAGATTGTGGAGCAAACGTTACGTCAAGGCAAAGAGCTAATCGACGCCCACATCTCTGTCGAACCGGGCCGGGCTTATGAGCTTACGTCTCAGGGAACACAGCGTAATGATGGTACGTGGGATCTTCAAAATATTGATCGAGATTGGTTGGTGCGTATGGCTGCGGCCTATGCACCGCATGCGGTGGTGCTGGCGCCTGAGCAGGTGCGCCGGGACGTCGTAACGCAATTGCAGCAAGCAGCGGAGGTTTACAATGGGCGTTAA